One genomic segment of Burkholderia pyrrocinia includes these proteins:
- a CDS encoding methyltransferase domain-containing protein, whose product MSPASTSTGRPANDARRLRRIFDRRAATFDAVAFLPREIAQRMNERLEYIKVSPTAVLDAGCGPGDDLPALRARFPEAPVFGVDLSGAMLARAGQREIEQASWRRWLPASLGRALGQRGPRVAQADFAALPFPGSAFDLIWSNLALHWHSRPDAVLPEWQRVLRVNGLLMFSTLGPDTLRELRGACADAEAALGIAPPAARVIDFVDMHDLGDMLVESGFEIPVMDQEVLTVTYQSPDSLLADVRRWGAYPFERTAPQHATRRFRAALGDALEAARRADGTIALTFEVIYGHAWKAVPRTTAEGHGIVRIEDIGKGRPKNR is encoded by the coding sequence ATGTCCCCAGCTTCGACTTCAACCGGCCGTCCGGCCAATGACGCCAGGCGCCTGCGGCGGATCTTCGATCGCCGTGCCGCCACGTTCGACGCGGTCGCGTTCCTGCCGCGCGAGATTGCGCAGCGGATGAACGAGCGCCTCGAATACATCAAGGTGAGCCCCACGGCCGTGCTCGATGCGGGCTGCGGCCCGGGCGACGACCTGCCGGCGCTGCGCGCGCGCTTTCCGGAGGCGCCCGTATTCGGCGTCGACCTGTCCGGTGCGATGCTCGCGCGGGCCGGTCAGCGCGAGATCGAGCAGGCCAGCTGGCGCCGCTGGCTGCCGGCTTCGCTCGGCCGGGCGCTGGGCCAGCGCGGCCCGCGCGTCGCGCAGGCCGACTTCGCCGCGCTGCCGTTCCCGGGCAGCGCGTTCGACCTGATCTGGTCGAATCTCGCGCTCCACTGGCATTCGCGCCCCGACGCGGTGCTGCCCGAATGGCAGCGCGTGCTGCGCGTGAACGGGCTGCTGATGTTCAGCACGCTCGGCCCCGACACGCTGCGCGAGCTGCGCGGGGCCTGCGCGGACGCCGAAGCGGCGCTCGGCATTGCGCCGCCCGCCGCGCGCGTGATCGATTTCGTCGACATGCACGACCTTGGCGACATGCTCGTCGAGAGCGGCTTCGAGATTCCCGTGATGGACCAGGAAGTGCTGACCGTTACCTACCAATCCCCCGACTCCCTGCTGGCCGACGTGCGCCGCTGGGGCGCCTATCCGTTCGAGCGCACGGCGCCGCAGCACGCGACGCGGCGCTTTCGCGCGGCGCTCGGCGATGCGCTGGAAGCGGCCCGGCGCGCGGACGGCACGATTGCGCTGACCTTCGAGGTGATCTACGGCCACGCGTGGAAGGCCGTGCCGCGCACGACTGCCGAAGGGCACGGGATCGTGCGCATCGAGGACATCGGAAAGGGGCGTCCGAAGAATCGGTAA
- a CDS encoding DUF2244 domain-containing protein, with protein MQACIACHSREAAMEAARVLAETTNGEPVLEDWLMKRNCSASPRQFVLFYASLAGFSLVIAALLMWRGAWLVMPFTGIELLAVGVAFAIYARHAVDYERIRLFPHRLVIERMDAERLTQIEFNPRWVRVEPGATPRDPIRLVSRGQTVVIGQHLAQYKRAQFADELRVSLRRCG; from the coding sequence ATGCAGGCATGCATCGCATGCCATTCGCGTGAGGCGGCGATGGAAGCAGCGAGGGTTTTGGCGGAGACGACGAACGGCGAACCGGTCCTCGAAGACTGGCTCATGAAACGCAACTGTTCGGCGTCGCCACGCCAGTTCGTGCTGTTTTACGCGTCGCTCGCGGGCTTCTCGCTGGTGATCGCGGCGTTGCTGATGTGGCGGGGGGCTTGGCTCGTCATGCCCTTCACCGGAATCGAGTTGCTGGCTGTGGGTGTCGCATTTGCGATCTATGCTCGCCATGCGGTCGATTACGAACGCATCAGGCTGTTCCCGCACCGGCTCGTGATCGAGCGGATGGATGCGGAGCGGCTCACGCAGATCGAATTCAACCCGCGCTGGGTGCGGGTCGAGCCGGGTGCGACGCCACGCGATCCGATTCGGCTGGTATCGCGCGGGCAGACCGTCGTAATCGGGCAGCATCTCGCGCAGTACAAGCGTGCGCAGTTCGCCGACGAACTGCGCGTGTCGCTCAGGCGCTGCGGCTGA
- the trmL gene encoding tRNA (uridine(34)/cytosine(34)/5-carboxymethylaminomethyluridine(34)-2'-O)-methyltransferase TrmL: MFNVVLVAPEIPPNTGNVIRLCANTGARLHLIEPLGFPLDDARMRRAGLDYHEYAQMRVHRDWDAFVATESPDPARMFAFTTRGSGRFHDHAFLPGDWFVFGSETRGLPAELLERFPNEQRVRLPMRPDNRSLNLSNTVAVVVFEAWRQAGFEGGA, encoded by the coding sequence ATGTTCAACGTCGTCCTCGTCGCTCCCGAAATTCCGCCGAACACCGGCAACGTGATCCGCCTGTGCGCCAACACCGGCGCGCGCCTGCACCTGATCGAGCCGCTCGGCTTCCCGCTCGACGATGCGAGGATGCGCCGCGCCGGCCTCGACTATCACGAATATGCACAGATGCGCGTGCACCGCGACTGGGACGCGTTCGTCGCGACCGAATCGCCCGATCCCGCGCGGATGTTCGCGTTCACGACACGCGGCTCGGGCCGCTTCCACGATCATGCGTTCCTGCCGGGCGACTGGTTCGTGTTCGGCTCGGAGACACGCGGCCTGCCCGCCGAGCTGCTCGAACGCTTCCCGAACGAACAGCGCGTGCGCCTGCCGATGCGGCCGGACAACCGCAGCCTGAACCTGTCGAACACGGTCGCGGTGGTCGTGTTCGAGGCGTGGCGCCAGGCCGGCTTCGAAGGCGGCGCCTGA
- a CDS encoding ComF family protein: protein MVRSFAPRTMRVVLSQVRALALRVAAVALPNRCALCGNLSHAVICVACDAAYWNEARLRCDVCALPLGAGQPRSRPRRGGHTGAGRATAYRCDACRTAPPPFDATLALADYRAPLDGLARGLKFHARLALGAEFAARLARLVDDTRGTGGFDLVAPVPLSHRRLVVRGYNQAWAIARPLARRLGVPADAALLARVADTAPQSRLDRRARRDNVMAAFAVAGNVAGRHVALVDDVMTSGATLAAAAHALKAAGAARVTNLVALRTARD from the coding sequence ATGGTCCGCAGTTTCGCTCCGCGCACGATGCGCGTCGTTTTGTCGCAGGTTCGCGCGCTGGCACTACGCGTCGCCGCGGTCGCGCTGCCGAATCGCTGCGCATTGTGCGGCAATTTGTCACACGCCGTGATTTGCGTTGCCTGCGACGCCGCGTACTGGAATGAAGCGCGGCTGCGCTGCGACGTCTGCGCGCTGCCGCTGGGCGCCGGGCAACCGCGTTCGCGCCCGCGCCGCGGCGGACACACCGGCGCCGGCCGCGCGACCGCGTACCGGTGCGACGCGTGCCGCACGGCGCCGCCGCCGTTCGATGCGACGCTCGCGCTCGCGGATTACCGCGCGCCGCTCGACGGGCTCGCACGTGGCCTGAAGTTTCATGCGCGGCTCGCGCTCGGCGCCGAATTCGCGGCCCGGCTCGCGCGGCTGGTTGACGATACGCGCGGTACCGGCGGCTTCGACCTGGTCGCGCCGGTGCCGCTGTCGCATCGGCGGCTCGTCGTGCGCGGCTACAACCAGGCGTGGGCGATCGCGCGTCCGCTCGCGCGCCGGCTCGGCGTGCCCGCGGATGCGGCGCTGCTCGCGCGTGTCGCCGACACCGCGCCGCAGTCGCGGCTCGACCGGCGCGCGCGGCGCGACAACGTGATGGCGGCGTTCGCGGTGGCGGGCAACGTCGCTGGCCGCCACGTCGCGCTCGTCGACGACGTGATGACGTCCGGCGCGACGCTCGCGGCCGCCGCGCACGCACTGAAGGCGGCGGGCGCCGCGCGCGTGACGAATCTGGTTGCGCTGCGCACCGCCAGGGATTAA